The nucleotide window AGGTCTGTATTTTGGCCACCCAGCAAGGTAGAAGCGGCGCGAGGGGCTCCCAGACCCTCGTGATGATCCGCAGGACTTGTTGTGAGCAATTACTCAGCTAACAACCGTCAGCGCTGCGCGCCGACAGTGCATCAGTGCGTTTTTACACACTCTGGGCCACAAGCAGACGTTCAAATAGTGTACGACTCACTCCAAGAGTGTATTGATGTCGGAAGAAAACACAAAAAACAGGGGGAAACTCATGGACAAGAACGATTCACCACGTGGTGCAGAACTCGCGAAAGTAATACGCTCCGGCTCCATAGGAGACGCAGCCAAGGAATATGTCGAGCTCGGGATAGATGCCTTGCTCGCCTCTGATGCTGCCAAATCAATCCCGGTCGTCAGCAGCATAGCGGGTATCTTCAGCGCGACATTGTCTATCAGGGATCACGTTTTTGGCGGCAAGCTTCTCCGTTTTCTTAGCCAGCTTTCCGAAATTTCAGAAAGCAAGCGAAACGAGATGCTGCGCAAGCTTGGAGAAAACGACAAATTCGCTGGGAGAGTAGGTGAGACGATAATCGAAATCCTGGAAAGGATGGAGAGCGTGAAAAAGCCGGAGCTGGCAGCAAAATGTTTTGCGGCTTATGCCAGTGAAGACATTTCGTTTGAAGAGCTTAGCCGCATCTTATTTGCTCTTGAGCGCATTCCGTCCTTTGACATCGACAAAATAGGCAAATTTTCCAGGGCGAAAATCGAAGATGCGGTCGAAATGGATGAGTCTGTTCTGCTTGTATTTGTGAACGCCGGTCTAGGAATGAACAATGGCGGCTTTGATGGTGGTGCCATTCTCCCGACCAAACTCTGCCAGCTTTTTCTGAAGGCCGGCTTGGTAGCATAGTCACGTGGCCGAAATCAGTCGCTTATGAATTACCACTTTCGACCAAAAGCAGTCATCGAGTGACTACGAAATTAGGCGAGGTAAAGAGGACGAATTTATTTACCGAGGCAGCGGAAACTATGAATCTGTCCCCTGTTTTGCTTCTCAGGTTTCGGAGTTGTGAAGAAGAAAAACGAGGCTGCCCAAAGGTATATCTGTCTTCTGAATGTCATCCGCTACGGTAAACGGATCGTGCAGACGTTGCCTGCCTCCACGAATACACATCAGATTTTGTAAGGTGGTTTCGATTCTGCCCCCCGTCGGTGTTTCAATAACGAGTGCCACGCTCGAACGTACCGGGTGCGGAAAGTCATGAGGGATGCCAGGGCAAATCACGCAACCGACACCATTGACTTCAAAAATTTCTTCAACTTCGCAGATCAAATGCATGCAATGGAGACCTAAGCGAGGGGTACGTTTATCTAATCTATCCTTCGATTGGCCGATTCAGGGCTTTTAGATCTTCAGCCTTCGGCCTAAGCTGCCCTTCGCGCGTGTCGGCGGGCGGCGCCTATTGGGCACGCACTTTAATATAACAAGGCAACCAAGGCTCCTGCTCGATTGCTGCAACGTCTCCCTCGGCCAATAGCCAGTAGTGCGCGGTTGATCGGTGCCAGTTCATGCACCAGTGCGGCGAAGCCGGTCCAGAACGCTTGCGGGGCCAGGCCGGTTCCGGGCAGCACGTCGTAATCAACGAAGCGTTGCAGAACGGGGCCCACCTTCAGGCCTTGGCAGTTGACGAAATCAGTCACTGGGATCTCTCCATCACTCGGGTTTCCAACGAGCGCAGACCGCCCACTTCAGTTCAGGCAATGCGCGCCGGCTCTGGCGACTTGCGCGTCCTGCTCGGCCTTGACCCCGGACACGCCCACGGCGCCAATCACCTGGCCGTCGACAATGATCGGCACGCCACCCTCCAGGGACGTCAGCAGCGGCGCGGACAGGAAGGCCTGGCGTCCACCGTTGACCATCTCTTCATAACCTTTTGAATCGCGCCGGCCGAGGGCCGATGTGCGGGCTTTTTCAGTGGCGATGTAGGCCCCGATGGGCGCGCAGCCATCGAGGCGTTCCAGGGCCAGTGGGTGACCGCCATCATCGACCACCACGATGGCGACGGCCCACTGGTTGCTGATCGCTTCATCGCGGGCGGCCGAGAGGATCTGGCTGACTTCGTTCTGGCCGAGTACGGCTTTGCTTCTCATGGGCGACTCCAGGGGACGGTTAAGGCAATGCGGCTTCGACCCACTCGATCCAGTGCCGGACCGGGGTCCGGCCCGCACCGTCGAGATGGGACTGGCAGCCGATATTGGCGGTGACAATCACGTCGGGACGCCCGCTTTCCAGGGCGTTGAGTCTGTTGTCGCGCAGTTGTCGGGACAGTTCGGGTTGGGTGATCGAATAGGTGCCCGCCGAGCCGCAGCACAGGTGGCCGTCGGGTACCGGCGTGAGGTTGAAGCCCAGTTTCGTCAGCACCGCCTCAACGGCACCGCCCAATTTCTGCGCGTGCTGCAAGGTGCAGGGGCAGTGGAAGGCCAGGCGCTGGTCGCTATGGATGCTCAGTTTTTCCAGCGGTTCTTCGCGCAGCACTTCAACCAGGTCCTTGGCCAGGGCGCTGACCTTTTTTGCCTTCTCGGCGTAGGCCGGGTCGCTGCCCAGCAAGTGCCCGTAGTCCTTGATGAACGCGCCGCAACCGCTGGCGGTCTGCACGATGGCTTCGGCACCGCTTTCGATGCCCGGCCACCACGCATCAATGTTGCGACGCGCACGTTCCAGGCCCACCGCCTGGGCGTCCAGGTGATAGTCCACGGCGCCGCAGCAGCCGGCTTCGACAACGGGCGTCACGCTGATCCCCAATCGATCCAGGACCCGGGCGGCGGCCGCGTTGGTATTGGGCGACAGGCTCGGTTGCACGCAACCTTCGAGCATGAGCACCTGTCGGGCATGGCGGGTCACCGGTCGCGGTTTGGCGGCAGGCACCTGGCGAGGCACCTTGCCGCGCAGGGTGTCGGGCAACCACGGGCGAAACATCCGGCCGCCGCGGAGCAGTCCCTTGAACACGCCCGGGTTGGGCACGACCGCCCGCAACCCTTCGCGCAACAGGCGCTGGCCGAGAGGCCGTTCGACCGTCGCATCGACCACGGCGCGGCCAATGTCCAGCAAGTTGTGGTAGTCAACCCCCGAAGGGCAGGTGGTTTCGCAATTGCGGCACGACAGGCATCGATCCAGATGCTGCTGGGTCTTCGCCGTGGCCGGGTTGCCTTCAAGTACTTGCTTGATCAGGTAGATGCGCCCCCGCGGGCCATCCAGTTCGTCGCCGAGCAATTGGTAGGTCGGGCAGGTGGCGTTGCAGAAGCCACAGTGCACGCAGGTGCGCAGGATGCTTTCGGCTTCTTCGGCGCGGGGCAGTTGGCGGGCCTCTTCACTCAAGGTGGTCTGCATGGTTCAAAGCTCCGCGTAGAGGCGACCGGGGTTGAAGATGCCCTGTGGGTCGAGTCGTTGCTTCAGGTTCCGGTGGTAACGCATCAGTGCGTCGGGCAGCGGTTGGAACGGGCTGTCGATCAGACCATGGCTGTAACAGGTCACATGGCCGCCGACGCCTGCGACGATCCGGCGAATGAACGCGGCTTCGGCGCCGGACTTGAGCCAGCGCTGGGCCCCGCCCCAGTCGATCAGTTGCCTGCCGGGCAAGGGCAGCCACGGTGTGTTGTGCGGCACGGACAGGCGCCACAGCGGCAGGTTCTCGTCGAAGAAACTCAAGCGATGTTCGTTGAGATCCTCCCAATACGAAGCGTCCAGCATTTCACCGCCCAGTCGATCGTGGGCCGCCGCCACCGAACCTTCGCCACCTTCGAGCCGCAGATGCAGGCGTTGACCATCGTGGCAGGCAGCACTGATCGGCAGCGGCTGTTGGCCCCATTCCGCCAGGCGCAGCAAGGCGCGATCGCTGTCCATTTCCAGGCTGATGCTCAAGGCTTGCCGAGGTTTGGGCAGGACTTTGAGCGACACGTCGGTGATCAGCCCAAGGGTGCCGAAGCTACCGGCCATCAGGCGCGACAGGTCGTAACCGGCAACATTCTTCATGACTTCGCCACCGAAGCGCAGGCGCTTGCCCTGGCC belongs to Pseudomonas sp. B21-028 and includes:
- a CDS encoding heme-binding protein; this translates as MRSKAVLGQNEVSQILSAARDEAISNQWAVAIVVVDDGGHPLALERLDGCAPIGAYIATEKARTSALGRRDSKGYEEMVNGGRQAFLSAPLLTSLEGGVPIIVDGQVIGAVGVSGVKAEQDAQVARAGAHCLN
- the glcF gene encoding glycolate oxidase subunit GlcF, with translation MQTTLSEEARQLPRAEEAESILRTCVHCGFCNATCPTYQLLGDELDGPRGRIYLIKQVLEGNPATAKTQQHLDRCLSCRNCETTCPSGVDYHNLLDIGRAVVDATVERPLGQRLLREGLRAVVPNPGVFKGLLRGGRMFRPWLPDTLRGKVPRQVPAAKPRPVTRHARQVLMLEGCVQPSLSPNTNAAAARVLDRLGISVTPVVEAGCCGAVDYHLDAQAVGLERARRNIDAWWPGIESGAEAIVQTASGCGAFIKDYGHLLGSDPAYAEKAKKVSALAKDLVEVLREEPLEKLSIHSDQRLAFHCPCTLQHAQKLGGAVEAVLTKLGFNLTPVPDGHLCCGSAGTYSITQPELSRQLRDNRLNALESGRPDVIVTANIGCQSHLDGAGRTPVRHWIEWVEAALP
- the glcE gene encoding glycolate oxidase subunit GlcE; protein product: MNSALDRDAGDALLEQVNQALKNATPLWIHGGNSKAFLGRSVTGERLDTRAHRGIVSYDPTELVVTVRCGTPLQELSDVLSASQQMLPCEPPSFGDATVGGMIASGLSGPRRPWVGSVRDFVLGARVITGQGKRLRFGGEVMKNVAGYDLSRLMAGSFGTLGLITDVSLKVLPKPRQALSISLEMDSDRALLRLAEWGQQPLPISAACHDGQRLHLRLEGGEGSVAAAHDRLGGEMLDASYWEDLNEHRLSFFDENLPLWRLSVPHNTPWLPLPGRQLIDWGGAQRWLKSGAEAAFIRRIVAGVGGHVTCYSHGLIDSPFQPLPDALMRYHRNLKQRLDPQGIFNPGRLYAEL